One genomic window of Conger conger chromosome 7, fConCon1.1, whole genome shotgun sequence includes the following:
- the rbmx2 gene encoding RNA-binding motif protein, X-linked 2 encodes MNPLTKVKLINELNDREAQLGVKESVSWHSEYRDSAWIFIGGFPYELTEGDIICVFSQYGEIANINLVRDKKTGKSKGFCFICYEDQRSTILAVDNFNGIKIKGRTIRVDHVKNYRPPKDSEDIDDITKQLREDGCAPQRPPSSSSESEEEEYAVVVKKQKKDKKEKKKKKKEKKEKKRAVEERRDGGAESAPPAVRVKREREDSGYDKYAQQGALGPRAEHEDRAPGDRHGDRRTRRDEREPKMERHQRERETDRERDRVRDTDRERDRGRERERDRETDRDRGRERDLDRERERDKEKDREKSGSYRERSRDREHRRN; translated from the exons ATGAA CCCCCTCACCAAGGTAAAGCTGATCAATGAACTGAATGACAGAGAAGCGCAGCTTGGAGTGAAGGAGTCCGTGTCCTGGCATTCAGAGTACAGGGACAGCGCTTGGATATTTATTG GGGGCTTTCCGTACGAGCTGACGGAGGGAGACATCATCTGCGTCTTCTCCCA gTACGGGGAAATCGCCAACATCAACCTCGTGCGTGACAAGAAGACGGGAAAGTCCAAGGGTTTCTGCTTCATCTGCTACGAGGACCAGAGGAGCACCATCCTTGCCGTGGACAACTTCAACGGCATCAAG ATCAAGGGGCGCACGATCAGAGTGGACCACGTGAAAAACTACCGCCCCCCGAAAGACTCGGAGGACATCGACGACATCACCAAGCAGCTGAGGGAGGACGGATGCGCCCCGCAAAGACCCCCCTCTTCATCCTCAGAgtctgaggaagaggagtaCGCCGTGGTGgtgaagaagcagaaaaaag ataagaaggagaagaagaagaagaagaaagagaagaaggagaagaagagggcggtggaggagaggagggatggCGGGGCGGAGTCTGCCCCTCCCGCGGTCAgggtgaagagggagagagaggacagcggCTACGACAAGTAcgcccagcagggggcgctggggCCCCGGGCTGAGCACGAGGACCGGGCCCCCGGAGATCGCCACGGAGACCGG AGGACCAGGAGGGACGAGAGGGAACCCAAAATGGAGagacaccagagagagagagagaccgaccgagagagggacagagtgagagacactgacagagagagggaccgagggagagagagggagagagacagagaaactgacagagacagagggagagagagagacctcgacagagagagggagagagacaaagagaaggacagagagaagtCGGGCAGCTACAGGGAGCGTAGCCGGGACAGAGAGCACAGGAGGAACTGA
- the LOC133132458 gene encoding glucose-dependent insulinotropic receptor, with protein MAAHNRTHWTESALDIQGPTQSGVLQTGVGYPGEAYTGVPDTGAAYTGVEPMGYILTVGSMLIISTNLLVGVALLQLVRKKGGQSWGLVLNLALADALVGVSIVGIASGVINASASPPSQARCLLRMAFLTSTSAASILSMFLISLDRYVAIKLPLQYARLAGARVTAGALAALWLLAFAVGFLPGAVEGMRASGYDGSCTFFSVVEPTAIILVFCTGFYPVLSVFIYFYLDILRIACAHQRQIGSRLPRPGRHGGHVKALRTVALLVGCFTLSWSPFFIASTVQVLCRACELHQLIQQDLWLLGLSNSLLNPLVYACWQREVRLELCALLSSVKSRLAPAVPPAAHRGRHADPTGRTQTPALSESRSASAPELRAAQPQTDAPAVSSATL; from the coding sequence ATGGCAGCGCACAACAGGACACACTGGACTGAGAGTGCGCTGGACATCCAGGGTCCTACACAATCAGGTGTGCTCCAGACAGGTGTGGGGTATCCAGGTGAGGCGTACACAGGTGTGCCTGACACAGGTGCGGCGTACACAGGCGTTGAGCCCATGGGCTACATCCTGACTGTGGGCTCCATGTTGATCATCAGCACTAACCTGCTGGTGGGCGTGGCCCTGCTGCAGCTGGTGCGTAAGAAGGGGGGCCAGAGCTGGGGCCTGGTGCTGAACCTGGCGCTGGCGGACGCCCTGGTGGGCGTGTCCATCGTGGGCATCGCCTCGGGCGTCATCAACGCCAGCGCGTCCCCGCCCAGCCAAGCCCGCTGCCTGCTCCGCATGGCTTTCCTCACCTCCACCTCCGCCGCCTCCATCCTCTCCATGTTCCTCATCTCCCTGGACCGCTACGTGGCCATCAAGCTCCCGCTGCAGTACGCCCGCCTGGCCGGGGCCCGCGTGACCGCCGGGGCCCTGGCCGCGCTGTGGCTCCTGGCCTTCGCCGTGGGCTTCCTGCCGGGCGCGGTGGAGGGCATGAGGGCCAGCGGGTACGACGGCAGCTGCACCTTCTTCTCCGTGGTGGAGCCCACCGCCATCATCCTGGTCTTCTGCACCGGCTTCTACCCCGTGCTCTCCGTCTTCATCTACTTCTACCTGGACATCCTGCGGATCGCCTGCGCCCACCAGCGCCAGATCGGCTCGCGCCTGCCCCGCCCCGGCCGCCACGGCGGGCACGTGAAGGCCCTGCGGACCGTGGCCCTGCTGGTGGGCTGCTTCACGCTCTCCTGGAGCCCCTTCTTCATCGCCAGCACGGTGCAGGTCCTGTGCCGGGCCTGTGAGCTGCACCAGCTCATCCAGCAGGACCTGTGGCTGCTGGGGCTGTCCAACTCGCTGCTCAACCCGCTGGTGTACGCCTGCTGGCAGCGGGAGGTCCGGCTCGAGCTCTGCGCCCTCCTCAGCAGCGTGAAGAGCCGGCTGGCGCCTGCAGTGCCCCCGGCCGCCCACAGGGGGCGCCACGCCGACCCCACGGGGAGGACTCAGACTCCGGCCCTCTCTGAGTCTCGCTCAGCCTCAGCGCCCGAGCTCAGAGCCGCACAGCCTCAGACCGACGCGCCCGCGGTCTCCTCCGCGACGCTATGA
- the siah2l gene encoding E3 ubiquitin-protein ligase Siah2 → MDILPCPDPPTPNPHPIHTAGQMRKYASAGCLLSLHHSEKPDHEEVCEFRPYSCPCPGASCKWQGSLEAVMPHLMHAHKSITTLQGEDIVFLATDIDLPGAVDWVMMQSCFGFHFMLVLEKQEKYEGHQQFFAIVLLIGTRKQAESFAYRLELNGNRRRLTWEATPRSIHDGVAAAIMNSDCLVFDTSIAHLFADNGNLGINVTISMC, encoded by the exons ATGGATATCCTTCCCTgccctgacccccccaccccaaacccccaccccatccaTACAGCAGGACAGATGAGGAAG TATGCCTCTGCAGGCTGCCTGCTGTCACTGCACCACAGTGAGAAGCCGGACCATGAGGAGGTGTGTGAGTTTCGGCCGTACTCCTGCCCCTGCCCGGGGGCGTCCTGCAAGTGGCAGGGCTCCCTGGAGGCGGTGATGCCCCACCTGATGCACGCCCACAAGTCCATCACCACGCTGCAGGGCGAGGACATCGTGTTCCTGGCCACGGACATCGACCTGCCCGGGGCGGTGGACTGGGTGATGATGCAGTCCTGCTTCGGCTTCCACTTCATGCTGGTGCTGGAGAAGCAGGAGAAGTACGAGGGCCACCAGCAGTTCTTCGCCATTGTGCTGCTCATCGGCACCCGCAAGCAGGCTGAGAGCTTCGCCTACCGCCTGGAGCTCAACGGGAACCGGCGCCGGCTGACCTGGGAGGCCACGCCGCGCTCCATCCACGACGGCGTGGCGGCCGCCATCATGAACAGCGACTGCCTGGTGTTCGACACGTCCATCGCCCACCTCTTCGCCGACAACGGCAACCTGGGGATCAACGTCACCATCTCCATGTGCTGA
- the dkc1 gene encoding H/ACA ribonucleoprotein complex subunit DKC1, translating to MRRSTHVFLSESRTVKMADGEISSAKKHKKRKEKKLSDDEVGDIQESGEFLIKPESKVASLDTSQWPLLLKNFDKLNIRTAHYTPLPNGSNPLKRTIQDYVRSGFINLDKPANPSSHEVVAWIRRILRVEKTGHSGTLDPKVTGCLIVCVDRATRLVKSQQSAGKEYVGIVRLHNALESEHQLARCLETLTGALFQRPPLIAAVKRQLRVRTIYESKLIEYDPERRLGIFWVSCEAGTYIRTLCVHMGLLLGVGGQMQELRRVRSGVLGERDNMVTMHDVLDAQWQFDHNKDETYLRRVVYPLEKLLVSHKRIVMKDSAVNAICYGAKIMLPGVLRYEDGIEINQEIVIITTKGEAVCLAIALMTTAVISTCDHGVVAKIKRVIMERDTYPRKWGLGPKASQKKMMIQKGLLDKHGKPNGSTPATWKEGYVDYGTSKPAAPEQAAQPTKRKREASGSDSDVPAPSVPGTPSTPKPDGEAKKEKKKKKKEKKLKASEEGEEAAEPAAEAEAETTMETGESAKKKKKKKKQKEAEEAE from the exons ATGCGCAGAAGTACACACGTGTTTCTTTCGGAGAGTCGCACTGTGAAGATGGCGGACGGAGAGA TTTCCTCAGCGAAGAAACACAAGAAGAGGAAGGAAAAGAAATTATCGGATGATGAAGTTGGG GACATCCAGGAAAGTGGCGAGTTCCTCATCAAGCCCGAGTCCAAGGTCGCCAGCCTGGACACATCTCAGTGGCCTCTGCTGCTGAAG AACTTTGACAAGCTGAACATTAGAACGGCACATTACACCCCTCTGCCCAACGGGTCAAACCCTCTGAAGAGGACCATTCAGGACTATGTCAG GTCGGGGTTCATTAACCTGGACAAGCCGGCGAACCCGTCTTCTCACGAGGTGGTGGCGTGGATCCGGCGCATCCTGCGCGTGGAGAAGACGGGGCACAGCGGCACGCTGGACCCCAAGGTCACGGGCTGCCTGATCGTGTGCGTGGACCGCGCCACGCGCCTCGTCAAGTCCCAGCAGAGCGcag GCAAAGAGTATGTGGGGATTGTTCGGCTGCACAACGCTCTAGAGAGCGAGCACCAGTTGGCGAGG TGTCTGGAGACCCTGACGGGGGCGCTGTTCCAGAGACCGCCCCTGATCGCTGCGGTGAAGAGGCAGCTGAGGGTGCGAACTATCTACGAGAGCAAACTCATCGAGTACGACCCCGAGAGGAGGCTGG GGATCTTCTGGGTGAGCTGCGAGGCGGGGACCTACATCCGCACGCTGTGCGTGCACATGGGCCTCCTGCTGGGCGTGGGCGGGCAGATGCAGGAGCTGAGGAGGGTCCGGTCCGGGGTGCTGGGGGAGCGG GACAACATGGTGACGATGCACGACGTGCTGGACGCCCAGTGGCAGTTTGACCACAACAAGGACGAGACCTACCTGCGCCGGGTCGTCTACCCGCTGGAGAAGCTGCTGGTGTCCCACAAGAGGATCGTCATGAAGGACAGCGCG GTGAACGCCATCTGCTACGGCGCCAAGATCATGCTCCCCGGCGTCCTGCGGTACGAGGACGGCATCGAGATCAACCAGGAGatcgtcatcatcaccaccaaggGCGAGGCCGTCTGTCTGG ccatcGCCCTGATGACCACGGCGGTGATCTCCACCTGTGACCACGGCGTCGTGGCCAAGATCAAGAGGGTCATAATGGAGCGGGACACCTACCCCCGCAAGTGGGGCCTGGGCCCCAAG GCCAGTCAGAAGAAGATGATGATCCAGAAGGGCCTGCTGGACAAGCACGGGAAGCCCAACGGCAGCACGCCCGCCACCTGGAAGGAGGGATACGTGGACTACGG cacGTCAAAGCCAGCTGCTCCTGAACAGGCTGCACAGCCCACCAAG AGGAAGCGGGAGGCCAGTGGAAGTGACAGTGACGTGCCCGCCCCCTCGGTGCCCGGCACGCCCAGCACGCCGAAGCCTGACGGCGAggccaagaaggagaagaagaaaaagaagaaagagaagaagcTGAAGGCCtctgaggagggagaggaggccgCTGAACCAGCGGCTGAGGCTGAGGCAGAGACCACAatggag ACCGGGGAGAGtgccaagaagaagaaaaagaagaagaaacagaaggAGGCGGAGGAGGCAGAGTGA
- the tmlhe gene encoding trimethyllysine dioxygenase, mitochondrial — MREAEPLPGRGRGFADGAGAAHPVEAGHPAGSATETAPVGGAVRSRSEFPPVSASVSRETIYGRVWSFTSDFSRGDTAYTKLALDCHTDTSYFQEPCGIQVFHCLRHEGTGGRTLLVDGFHAAEKVLQERPEDFELLARVPIKHEYIENMRDHSNHMIGIGPVLNVYPWNNEVYMIRYNNYDRAVINTVPHDVVQRWYVAHRGLTTELRKPENKLWVKLKPGKVLFIDNWRVLHGRESFTGLRQLCGCYLTRDDVLNTARSLGLQA, encoded by the exons ATGAGGGAGGCGGAGCCTCTCCCAGGAAGAGGGCGTGGCTTTGCAGACGGGGCGGGCGCCGCCCACCCTGTGGAGGCGGGGCATCCAGCAGGCAGCGCCACTGAGACAGCTCCCGTAGGAGGGGCAG TACGGAGCCGGTCTGAATTTCcgcctgtctctgcctctgtctccagGGAGACCATATACGGGCGGGTGTGGAGCTTCACCTCGGACTTCTCCCGCGGCGACACGGCCTACACCAAGCTGGCGCTGGACTGCCACACCGATACGTCCTACTTCCAGGAGCCGTGCGG GATCCAGGTGTTCCACTGCCTCAGACACGAGGGGACCGGCGGACGGACGCTGCTGGTGGACGGATTCCACGCCGCGGAGAAGGTTCTCCAGGAGCGGCCGGAGGACTTTGAGCTGCTCGCCCGTGTGCCCATCAAGCACGAGTACATCGAGAACATGAGGGACCACAGCAACCACATGATCGGGATTGGGCCCGTGCTCAACGTCTACCCCTGGAACAACGAGGTGTACATGATCCG GTACAATAACTACGACCGAGCGGTGATCAACACGGTTCCCCACGACGTGGTGCAGCGCTGGTATGTCGCCCACCGGGGGCTGACCACCGAGCTGAGGAAGCCCGAGAACAAGCTGTGGGTCAAGCTCAAACCGGGAAAG gtgctGTTCATTGATAACTGGCGGGTCCTGCATGGCCGTGAGTCCTTCACTGGGCTGCGGCAGCTGTGTGGGTGTTACCTGACCCGCGACGACGTGCTGAACACGGCCCGCTCCCTGGGGCTGCAGGCCTGA